In Actinomycetota bacterium, the following proteins share a genomic window:
- a CDS encoding integrase codes for MTLGTFRIHDLRHIAVALMVAAGAHPEHINRHLGHRSVAVTMDLYGRLFPSEVATIVKRLDQMLRDSQTDKRRTEPLELASWSGHEPPGT; via the coding sequence GTGACCCTGGGGACCTTCCGCATCCACGACTTGAGACACATCGCTGTCGCGTTGATGGTCGCAGCGGGCGCTCATCCTGAGCACATCAACCGTCACCTCGGCCACAGGTCGGTCGCCGTCACCATGGACCTGTACGGTCGCCTGTTCCCCTCGGAGGTGGCCACTATCGTGAAGCGTCTCGATCAGATGCTGCGCGATTCTCAGACGGACAAACGACGGACAGAACCGCTCGAATTGGCCTCGTGGAGCGGTCATGAACCCCCTGGCACCTGA